One segment of Streptomyces sp. NBC_00576 DNA contains the following:
- a CDS encoding response regulator transcription factor produces the protein MSARILVAEDDEMQSRLIRIYLEREGNAVQVAADGRAALDRARSTRPDLIVLDVMLPLVDGLDVCRILRTESDVPILLLTARTTEEDMLLGLDLGADDYLTKPYSPRELTARVRALLRRSRKAGAAAQPSVLRVGEVELDTARFEVRMAGRPVALTSKEFNILETLAREPGRVFTRAQIIERVFGYDRDVLERTVDAHVMNLRRKLEAENPGEPRLLETVYGRGYRLADGSTAP, from the coding sequence TTGAGCGCTCGGATTCTGGTCGCCGAAGACGACGAGATGCAGTCCCGCCTGATCCGGATCTATCTGGAACGGGAGGGAAACGCGGTACAGGTGGCCGCCGACGGCCGAGCGGCCCTGGACCGGGCTCGCTCGACCCGGCCGGACCTCATCGTGCTCGACGTGATGCTGCCTCTGGTCGACGGACTCGACGTGTGCCGCATCCTGCGCACCGAGTCCGACGTACCGATCCTGCTGCTCACCGCCCGCACCACCGAGGAGGACATGCTCCTCGGCCTCGACCTCGGCGCGGACGACTACCTCACCAAGCCGTACAGCCCCCGCGAGCTGACTGCACGGGTGCGCGCGTTGCTGCGCCGGTCCCGGAAAGCGGGCGCGGCGGCGCAGCCGTCGGTGCTGCGGGTCGGCGAGGTGGAGCTGGACACGGCACGCTTCGAGGTACGGATGGCGGGTCGGCCGGTGGCGCTGACCTCCAAGGAGTTCAACATCCTGGAGACCCTGGCCCGCGAACCCGGCCGCGTCTTCACTCGGGCCCAGATAATCGAACGCGTATTCGGCTACGACCGGGATGTACTGGAGCGCACGGTCGACGCACACGTCATGAACTTACGCCGGAAACTGGAGGCGGAGAATCCGGGAGAACCCCGGCTGCTGGAGACGGTGTACGGCCGGGGGTACCGCTTGGCGGACGGTTCGACAGCGCCCTGA